Part of the Nicotiana sylvestris chromosome 2, ASM39365v2, whole genome shotgun sequence genome, TGTCCTTTCAAGAAATGCTTATTCTTAAAAAATGGTGGAGCTCCCACCACCATTATTATTACCATTACAGGCCAGCCCCATTTTCCTTTCCTTTCTCTCCCTCCTAATTATCTCAGAAATTAACTTCtctctgctgctgctgctgctgcattATAATGAAGCTAACTCATGTCTGCCACTTTAACAGCCGTATTGGCTCAGTTTTATCAATCAAAACTTGTCTGTATTTCCATTacattttttttgttaaaatataactcaacaaacactatactatatttttttaacttcttcctaaatttctcttcttttcctttccttaATGATACCATAGGATAGAAGCAGCATAGTCACGTTCTTAAAGTTGAATACTTTTTAAAAGAATCATATTAAAGAAGACTTGACCCGTGTGTGCCAACCGCTTCTTCACCTATATATATAAAGGCTCCTTATACTAGGGAGTTTACCACCAAAAAGACTTGTTATTTTTAACAGTCTCTCTATTTATTATACATTTGCCTTTCCAAGAAAGTCTAAAACCCCACCTCCCATATCACAGGCAAACCAAAAAGAAGCAATAATATAATGTCTTTTTCTTATGCTAAAAACTGTTTGCAACGGTTTTGTGTGGATGAGTTCCAAATGAATACAGAAACCAGTAATGGTTTCTTCTCAAATGATCTTCTCCCTTCTCTTGGAGCTAGAATTAACTACGCTACAAAGCTTCGAAAATTCATCGTTTCGCCTTTCAATCCCCGGTATAGGTAATAACTAATGAATCTCTCACCCCTGTTACATAGAAAATTAATTAGGCTTATGATTGTAATTGAGTTTTTTGGTGAGTTATTTCAGGTGTTGGGAGATGTTTCTGGTTGTTTTGGTCATATACTCAGCCTGGATTTCTCCATTTGAGTTTGCATTCTTGTCATACAATGAAGAGGATGCTTTATTCATCATTGACCACATTGTCAACTGCTTCTTTGCTATTGACATTTTCCTTACCTTCTTCGTCGCGTATCTTCATCGAGAGTCCTATCTCCTTGTTGATGAACCTAAGAAAATTGCAATAAGGTAAACATGTTGTTCTAAGTCAGTATATTCATGTCCAACTTCAAGAAAATAGATATATAGTTGTAACATGTAAATAATAACAGGTACTTGTCAAGTTGGTTCATATTTGATGTATGCTCCACTGTACCATTTCAATCATTGATCCTCCTCTTCACGGATCACAAAGAAAGCGGTGGAGTTGGCTTCAAGTTGCTCAGCATGCTCAGACTATGGCGTCTCAGACGAGTCAGTGCCCTATTTGCAAGGTCCAAACACCACCTGTTTTTGGTTTCTTCTACACATGAATGAATTATGAAATGCTTTAATGCTGGAACCAATTCTCACATATAAGCCGGTTTGCTTTCCTTCAGACTTGAGAAGGATATCCGGTTTAACTACTTCTGGACGCGATGTACAAAACTCATATCAGTAAGTCTTCAATGCTTTAATTTATTCTTGAATCCAAAAAGATGAAATTTCTGTATGTATTATAGCATGTTGACCACTAGTATATATTTGGTTGTTGTTTGAGTTCAGGTAACATTGTTTGCAGTGCACTGTGCTGGATGCTTTAACTATATGATTGCAGATAGATATCCTGATCCAAGAAAAACATGGATTGGTGCTGTAAATCCTGATTTCAAGAAAGAAAGCGTTGGCGATAGATATATAACTTCACTATATTGGTCTATTGTAACTATGACAACAACCGGTTATGGGGATTTGCATGCTGAGAACTCAAGGGAAATGTTGTTTGACATTTTTTACATGTTATTCAACTTGGGATTGACTTCTTACATCATTGGAAACATGACTAATCTTGTTGTTCATTGGACCAGCCGCACCAGAAACTTCGTATGCTTCTCTCTTTCTCCACAAACCGCGTGTTACTTACAGGTTATATTCATCTTAAGATCAAATTAAACATCAGAATTCTTGTTTGTTTTCAGAGGGATACAGTGAAAGCAGCTCAAGAATTTGCGAAAAGGAATCAGTTGCCTCCAAGGGTACAAGATCAGGTTTTATCCCACATATGTCTCAAGTTCAGAACTGAAGCATTGAAACAAGACGAAACTCTCAATGGCCTTCCCAAAGCCATCCGAACGAGTATTGCACATCACCTGTTTTTCCCTATAGTTCAAAATGTTCGTTTGTTCCAAGGTGTTTCGCCAAACCTTCTTTTCCAACTGGTAATTTTCTCCCATTCCTTCTCTCTTGTTCTATTTCCGGATATCTGCATTTTAACAGTGTGGTTCTTAAATTCTCTTCGTTAAGGTTCCTGAAATGGAAGCTGAATACTTCCCTCCCAAGCAAGATGTGATTTTGCAGAATGAGGCTCCAACAGATCTGTATATAATAGTTTCAGGAGCAGTGGTAAGTTAATTTTATAGAATGAGTATATATATAGTTACTTGAAACCTTAGAAAAACTGTGCTTTTCATGTACTTATATCGTATTTTATAAATCATTGCTGCAGGAACTGATAGCACAAATTGAAGGGCTAGAGCAAGTAAGTATTACATAACTAATATATTCATTTTTTTAACATCAAGAAAGTCACAACTTTAGGATATAACTTATCTCTCTCCTCAATCTTGTTTCCAAACCAGACAATTGGAAAGGCTGTTGCAGGAGATCTATTTGGAGAAATAGGTGTTTTATGTGGGAGACCACAGCCATTTGCTGTTCGAACTACTGAGATTTCTCAAATTCTACGACTAAGCAGAACAGCGTTGATGAACATTCTCCGCGCAAATCCAGAAGATGAACGGATAGTTATGAACAATCTTTTGCTGGTAAGTTTACCAGATTATGCACAACTTTCTTCTCACGCAACTTTTCCTGGTAAATCCACTATTGTTATTGCTTAGGAAAAACGACATTCACAAACAATTCTTTTTGTTTAAAAAACATCAGAATCTGCAGGGATTCGGAGGCTTTGGTTATGTGGACCACCAAACAAATGGAGGGCCAGATATCAAAAGGCATCATGATACAGCACTGACTAGCATAGATATCAACAATTTGGAAGCTAGAGTTAAGAAGCAAGAGGGAGATGATGTACAAGAAATAAACAAAAGCATGAATAATTTGTCACTAAATCTTGAAAACAAGAGAGAACTAAATGAGCAGAAAGTTGAGCTCATTGGACCAGATGAGAAGGGAACAAAGAGCTGTCAACTGAACCCTGAGGTCCCCTGTTGTTCTAAATCTTGTAGTACCAATTCAAGTGGTTCTAAAGTGACAAAATCCACCAATAAGAGAGTCACCATTCACATGCAAAAGAAAGAATCATTGCATCACCAGTTTGGGAAGCTAATCATTGTACCTGATTCACTAGAAGAGCTATTCAGAGTAGCAGGTAAATTACCTTTCATATTAGGTAAATTAAAGAACCTAATTATAATTTTATTCTCACCCTGCAATTTTGTGCAACTGCAGGTCAAAGATTTGGAGGCTACAATTTCAAGAGAGCTGTAAATGCAGAGGATGCTGAAATAGATGAGATTGATGTCATCAGAGATGGCGACCATTTGTTTTTCCTTAACATGAATGCTTGAGCATTGAATATAATCCTAAAGGAAAATTATCAGAAATTTAGAGAATGCTCAGAGGATAAAAGCAATTGTATATTGATCTCATTTTGTAAATGTTAGGCTAAATGATCAATCTTTGTATCTCCAAAGGGAGAAATCAAAATTGCAAACTAATACATCAGTTTCAAGAATATCTTCGACTCACTACAGAAGGATTACACTCTATATCCAGTTCTTTTCATGAATAACATACAACTTTAACACCTAGTAAAATTGCAACTATCTCGTGTGCTCTATACAAACAAGATGTTTAACAGGAGTTTCCTGCCTCAAGTCTTGCTCTGGATAGAAGTTCCAGATGTATCAATTGACAAGCTTCAGATGAAAATTTCAGCGAGCTCCATCTAAATTAACATTTATGAATAAGCTTCCATGAGGTCACTTGCAACCTAATGAGCCGATTTAAACTCCATCTGAGCTTTGCTGAAACATGTTCTCTTGGGTCATCTGCATCCGCCAATATTGAAAAAATTCTCCTTGCATGCAGTGTACTATTGACTTCTAGAAATTATTGGGATAGGATGAGCTTCTGTGTTGAATACATACTCATCCAAAGGGATTGTGGTGCTATTACCAAACAGCAAATAGAGGTATTTGAGTGTTTCGCCCAAGAAAAACGTCTCCATCTTGTCTCTTCTCCGCGGGGGAAGCATAGTGACATCATCAAGAGAAGTGTAACCTCCAGAGTCGACCTTTGTGTACTTCTCAAATGCCTCAAAAATTTGCCACCCCCATTCACGATACCTAAAGAAGAGTCCACCAAATCAACAAAACTTATCTGTAAAAACCCATAAAGTGAATATATATCTAAGTTCACAGATCAACTGAAAAAAAGGAACATACTTTGAATCGCCAGTAATACGATAGAGTACAAACAATGATTCAACGGTTTCAGGACGCAAAAGATTGTGACGATCGGCAGGCTTTATGATTATGTCATTCAAATATCTCGAACTTTTGTTTCCACCATCAGGGCCACCTTCAGAATTTCCCTGCTTGAAGAAAacaagataacaaaaaaaacattAGAATGCAAGAATTTTCCAATTATGTCACAATAGAGAATACTCAAGTCGGATTTGATATATGAACACTATCGTCAATTTATCTTACGTCTCTCTGTTGATGAGAATAGATCATTCAAGTTGTGATAGGCACAATTTCACTCTGATTGTTTGCCAGATTTGTTTGATTGATTGGACTAGCATTAAGTTATTCTTACATCTTTTAAAACCACTAAATATGTGTTGCATCTAGAAATAATTGACATTAAACATACATTAGAAGTTTAGAGTATGCAacaagatttttcaaattttcacaaactccctgtaacgacctggccggtcgttttgagtattttagccttGTTCCCCTATTTATTGCCTCCCATATGTTATAATATGGTTATGTGACTTGTCAGGGTAGTTGATTTTGGTTTCGGGCGAGTTTCGGAGTGAAACGGGACACATAGTCCGTAAGTTggaggcttaagttgaaagagttgtccgaagtttgacttttgtgtagacggctccggaatggagttttgactgttccaatagctctgtatggtgattttggacttgggagcatgtccggatgttgatttggaggtccgtagatcgTTTCGGCTTGAATTGGCtaaagttagaaagttgaaggtttggaaggttgagaagtttCACCGGgtgttgactttattgatatcaggTCCGGATTTCGGTTCCGGAAATCAaaataggtctgttgtgtcaattatgacttgtgttaaaatttgaggtcaattggagttGGTTTGGTATGTTTCGGCATTGGTTTTTGAAGTAAGAAATTCATAAGTTCCTTAGACTTGAATCGATgcgcgattcgtggttttagtgttgtttgatgtgatttgaggcttcgagcgaGTTCATATCATGATTTAGGATTTGTTGGTaagtttggacggggtcccgggggccccgAGCGTGTTTCGGGTCGAGTTCGGACTATTTGCTTTTGAATTAGGACGGCTGGTTTCTTGTTCTGGTTCCttctacgcattcgcgaaggttccccgcgatcgcgtagagtccTTAAGGACTGTTGAGATTTttctcttcgcattcgcgaagtcaGGGGTGTGATCGCGAAGGTTGCTGAGTTTAAGCATTGCGAACGTGTGTGGTCGAACGCATTCGCGTATAAGGAAGGTGAGGCTGGGGCTGAGGCACGCattgttcttcacgttcgtgTGGCCTGGGACGCGATCACGCAAGTGGAGGAAGCtggtcatcgtgttcgcgatTGGCTTCACGCGACCGCGAAGAAGGTTTAATGAGCTGGGGAAAATTGTTCTACACGATCGCAAAAGAGGATAACTGGGCAGCAGTGTCAAATTTCCAAAAAGAGGGTTTTATCTCATTTTTCATCTTtcggacctagagagctcggtttGTGGCGATTTTTCGAGGGATTTTCAAGGAAATCATCGGAGTAAGTGATTCTAAATCGGAATTGGTTATTATACATGAATCCATctttatttttgtcatttaattagtgatttgagttGGAAAATTTGGGGGGAAATTGTGAAACTTCATAGacaaaattttggggatttgaaaggcgatttgaggttggatttgagtaatttttgtatggttagactcgttatcgaatgggtgtttggattttgtaagtttggtcgggttccgaggcgcggcccggggttgacttttttagttggctttttgtttctcttttaagATTGCCACTTTATTGTTCGGAATAGCTTATATGGTTTTCATTTATGGCATGAagttgttttggctagattcgagccgttcaGAGTTGGATAAAAGCAGGAAAGGCTTACTAGTGGATTGAGTTTGCGtgttttgaggtaagtgtcttgtctaactttgtgtgagggaattaccccttaggattggtgttgTTTTGTGCTAATTGTGGTATGTGAAAgctgtgtacgcaaggtgacgagtgtgtacatggGTTAAATGTAGTAATTGACCGGTTCAAGCTATATAGACTCCTTTCATGCCTGTAATTGAGTTGCCATAACATGTTATTTCATCGTCATTAGTCTATCTTACATGCTTTACTTGACATTGTTAATACTTGTCTTATCTTTCACTTGCTAATTGCCTCTACATGCTTAGTTGAAGCAATTGCTCTCTCAATTCCATATTCATTCTTTAACCGTTGAGTTCctttacttgaagttgttatttctTGGAATATCTTATTGTTgaattttggagttgaagttaTAAAGGCCGTGATTCACATCGAGGCAAAGTTGTAAAGCTGTTGAAATATCATTCTTTTTGAGTTATTCACTATCGGTTGCTATTGTTGAGACTCTTGTACATATTGTAGTTGAGCTATGAGCTATTTATTGTGGAAATACTATTATTGTTAATTTCTTTGGCAATTGTGGtattgggcacttgaggtgcgatCTATGttatgttgtgatattgataggcatgcggtggtataaggatTGGGGTTGAAACGCATGtagtgagataaggtgggcttgatacgcgtgttgctagtaggggaactacttgaaGCCACGCAGTGTGATAAGGTAGGCTAAAACGCGAGTAGCTATTTCGGGAAAAatgatttttaaaactaaatgcaaggctcccgcggtgatataaggaaagattgtgatttgATTTGTGAAATGAGACTACGAGGCAGTACCTCGGTAGTTATTGTTGTTGATACCTTTCATTTACATCACTTGTGTTTTGTTTGCATTGCTTCCTTGGCATTCTTATTATGTGTTTTCTTCTGTGGTGTCTTAATTCCCTTAGTTCAGTGTAGCTATTCTTGTTATATTTCTTCATTGTATCATTTCCATcgtttttcattatcatattgtCATATACATGTTCAGTTTTTCTTATTTATTCCAGCAGGTGTCTTGACCTGGaatcgtcactactctaccgaggttaggcttaatATTTACTGGATACCATTGTGGTTTACTCATACTATGTTTCTGCACATCtttttatgcagatccaggtacctcataCCAGCCTAGGCACCAGTGAGTCAAGCTCGgatcggagacttcaaggtatacatgCCGGTGTCTACGGGCTTCAGAGTCACCCTCTATCTAGTTCTATATCATTCTTCTTTTATTAGATATTGTTGTATAGGGATGTTCAGTATACTCAAGTAGAGCTTGTGACTTGGTATCACCGGATCTTGGGAGTTTTGTTCTGTTGAGTTGCGGAGTCCTTTTTATGATAGTTGTTGGTTAATTTGAAAGATTTATCATTACTCAGTTAAATACTGCATGTatgctaggcttacctagtcttagagactaggtgccatcacgacatgctATGGAGGAAAATTGGGGTCGTGATACTCCCCCTActcaaaaaataatttgaagatCGACAAGGGAAAACTGAAAGCAACACCTTACATAAAAGTTGCCAAAAgtgatgaaaaaaataaaaaatgtttaACTCACCTCAATATTGAAATAAGCTATTTCTGGAGCAAGGCCAGTAGAGGTTACTGAGTATATTTCCACGCATGTCTTAGCCAGATCTTCAGCAAGCTTTAGGTTTTCCATATCTTCAAAAGTGAGCAAGTTCTCTTTCATAGCCCTTTCCTTTGTGAACCCCTTTGTAGCGCCAAGGGCCAGGGCACCAGGAAGGAAACACACCTGAGGATGATGCCAAATGATATCAAACTTATAAGAACAGACATCAACATCTTAAATCAAGCTTTCATATATTTAGGAATGTAAATTTCATTgtgaataaaaaaaagaaagaggcaCGAAAAGTCTGTTTTCCTCTAAATCAAGATTAGACACTTTAACAGAAAACACATTACTAAAATATATAGCTAGGTTGGTAGGTAAAGGTATCTCAATGTCTGCAACTTGTAATCCATCATAAATCAACACAAacagaagagaaaaatgaaactTATGGCCAGCGATTTTAGTACGTTAAACTCTTGAGTGAGAAAAATGATTGATAAATTTGAAAACCTTCTATGAacatacaaaatttaaaatatagAATTGGCTAAGTATATTAAGGAGAGTATTGAAATGTAGGTTGGGAtgatcttttttctttctttctttactGCAGATAAATTTGGCATCATGCAGCTGATTTCCTTGTCAGTCCCATTTCGAAGTTTCCATCTTTGGTTTCTGAAGCACAGCTAGAAAAGAATAATAACAGAAATGGCATACCAGGTGATCCATCTTTGGACTGAAACCACCTTCTCTCCCATAAGGCAATTCTCCCACAAAGAGCAAGCCGTTTGGAACAGATTTGCGAACAAGAAGGTGCCTGACACCTTTAATTGCTTCGACATACATATCGTACAAGTATGAACAGTTAGTTCCTCGCTGCTGAAGCCACACTTTAATAAGATACTCATAGTAGCTATCACCACGAGATCCAAGTCTAATATTGTCTCCACTAAAGTCTCCAGATTGAGGGCTGACATCATCATAAGCACAAACGAAAAGTCAATGGGTATAACAGTTCTATATTTTCTAATCCAACAGTAAACACTA contains:
- the LOC104249919 gene encoding potassium channel KAT3-like isoform X2; translated protein: MSFSYAKNCLQRFCVDEFQMNTETSNGFFSNDLLPSLGARINYATKLRKFIVSPFNPRYRCWEMFLVVLVIYSAWISPFEFAFLSYNEEDALFIIDHIVNCFFAIDIFLTFFVAYLHRESYLLVDEPKKIAIRYLSSWFIFDVCSTVPFQSLILLFTDHKESGGVGFKLLSMLRLWRLRRVSALFARLEKDIRFNYFWTRCTKLISVTLFAVHCAGCFNYMIADRYPDPRKTWIGAVNPDFKKESVGDRYITSLYWSIVTMTTTGYGDLHAENSREMLFDIFYMLFNLGLTSYIIGNMTNLVVHWTSRTRNFRDTVKAAQEFAKRNQLPPRVQDQVLSHICLKFRTEALKQDETLNGLPKAIRTSIAHHLFFPIVQNVRLFQGVSPNLLFQLVPEMEAEYFPPKQDVILQNEAPTDLYIIVSGAVELIAQIEGLEQTIGKAVAGDLFGEIGVLCGRPQPFAVRTTEISQILRLSRTALMNILRANPEDERIVMNNLLLGFGGFGYVDHQTNGGPDIKRHHDTALTSIDINNLEARVKKQEGDDVQEINKSMNNLSLNLENKRELNEQKVELIGPDEKGTKSCQLNPEVPCCSKSCSTNSSGSKVTKSTNKRVTIHMQKKESLHHQFGKLIIVPDSLEELFRVAGQRFGGYNFKRAVNAEDAEIDEIDVIRDGDHLFFLNMNA
- the LOC104249919 gene encoding potassium channel KAT3-like isoform X1 — translated: MSFSYAKNCLQRFCVDEFQMNTETSNGFFSNDLLPSLGARINYATKLRKFIVSPFNPRYRCWEMFLVVLVIYSAWISPFEFAFLSYNEEDALFIIDHIVNCFFAIDIFLTFFVAYLHRESYLLVDEPKKIAIRYLSSWFIFDVCSTVPFQSLILLFTDHKESGGVGFKLLSMLRLWRLRRVSALFARLEKDIRFNYFWTRCTKLISVTLFAVHCAGCFNYMIADRYPDPRKTWIGAVNPDFKKESVGDRYITSLYWSIVTMTTTGYGDLHAENSREMLFDIFYMLFNLGLTSYIIGNMTNLVVHWTSRTRNFRDTVKAAQEFAKRNQLPPRVQDQVLSHICLKFRTEALKQDETLNGLPKAIRTSIAHHLFFPIVQNVRLFQGVSPNLLFQLVPEMEAEYFPPKQDVILQNEAPTDLYIIVSGAVELIAQIEGLEQTIGKAVAGDLFGEIGVLCGRPQPFAVRTTEISQILRLSRTALMNILRANPEDERIVMNNLLLNLQGFGGFGYVDHQTNGGPDIKRHHDTALTSIDINNLEARVKKQEGDDVQEINKSMNNLSLNLENKRELNEQKVELIGPDEKGTKSCQLNPEVPCCSKSCSTNSSGSKVTKSTNKRVTIHMQKKESLHHQFGKLIIVPDSLEELFRVAGQRFGGYNFKRAVNAEDAEIDEIDVIRDGDHLFFLNMNA
- the LOC104249919 gene encoding potassium channel KAT3-like (The RefSeq protein has 1 substitution, 1 frameshift compared to this genomic sequence) — encoded protein: MSFSYAKNCLQRFCVDEFQMNTETSNGFFSNDLLPSLGARINYATKLRKFIVSPFNPRYRCWEMFLVVLVIYSAWISPFEFAFLSYNEDDALFIIDHIVNCFFAIDIFLTFFVAYLHRESYLLVDEPKKIAIRYLSSWFIFDVCSTVPFQSLILLFTDHKESGGVGFKLLSMLRLWRLRRVSALFARLEKDIRFNYFWTRCTKLISVTLFAVHCAGCFNYMIADRYPDPRKTWIGAVNPDFKKESVGDRYITSLYWSIVTMTTTGYGDLHAENSREMLFDIFYMLFNLGLTSYIIGNMTNLVVHWTSRTRNFRDTVKAAQEFAKRNQLPPRVQDQVLSHICLKFRTEALKQDETLNGLPKAIRTSIAHHLFFPIVQNVRLFQGVSPNLLFQLVPEMEAEYFPPKQDVILQNEAPTDLYIIVSGAVELIAQIEGLEQTIGKAVAGDLFGEIGVLCGRPQPFAVRTTEISQILRLSRTALMNILRANPEDERIVMNNLLLNLQGFGGFGYVDHQTNGGPDIKRHHDTALTSIDINNLEARVKKQEGDDVQEINKSMNNLSLNLENKRELNEQKVELIGPDEKGTKSCQLNPEVPCCSKSCSTNSSGSKVTKSTNKRVTIHMQKKESLHHQFGKLIIVPDSLEELFRVAGQRFGGYNFKRAVNAEDAEIDEIDVIRDGDHLFFL